Proteins encoded by one window of Chrysemys picta bellii isolate R12L10 chromosome 10, ASM1138683v2, whole genome shotgun sequence:
- the LOC101948157 gene encoding parvalbumin beta, which translates to MAMTDILSAKDIEAALTSCQAADSFNYKSFFSKVGLKGKSTDQVKKIFGILDQDKSGFIEEDELQLFLQNFSSTARALTAAETKAFMAAGDTDGDGKIGVDEFQALVKA; encoded by the exons ATGGCTATGACTGATATCCTTTCTGCTAAAGATATTGAAGCTGCTCTTACCAGCTGCCAGG CTGCTGACTCTTTCAACTACAAGTCTTTCTTCTCCAAGGTCGGTCTAAAAGGCAAGTCTACTGACCAGGTAAAGAAAATTTTTGGAATCCTTGACCAGGACAAGAGCGGCTTCATTGAGGAAGATGAGCTTCA GCTGTTCCTGCAGAATTTCTCCTCAACTGCCCGAGCTCTAACTGCTGCTGAGACCAAGGCTTTCATGGCTGCAGGTGACACTGACGGTGATGGCAAAATCGGAGTGGATG AATTCCAGGCTCTGGTGAAGGCATAA